The following coding sequences lie in one Dunckerocampus dactyliophorus isolate RoL2022-P2 chromosome 4, RoL_Ddac_1.1, whole genome shotgun sequence genomic window:
- the pnpla7b gene encoding patatin-like phospholipase domain-containing protein 7 isoform X3, producing MFYGRKIMRKVQTLSSPPSTNSTSRQRVRKRTKVLSIARKILRIRREPPSLQPKEPPPCLLEADLTEFDVQSSHLPSEVLYMLKNVRVLGHFEKPLFLELCRHMVLIQLHEGEALFRPGETDDSIYVVQDGRLELCIRESDGTDAVVKEVLQGDSVHSLLSILDIITGYPAPYKTVSARAAVPSTVLRLPAAAFQSVFDKYPETLVRVVQIIMVRLQRVTFLALHNYLGLTTELFNTDSQAISLVSVAHVLGEVHPHRGFRRQPSHSDELACDKTDPEKSILSDTPTSKYKKSRSLSTPTALSGETWLDLNRVYERARLATDEVSGPMKSILKKSVTMQQTPSAVYHYSDAGGGKDHHNKVNAIFQAAKKDLLQVIQLQDPSLLEGRVTLRQVKANSVVAHQGDQDVSVAFVISGLLHVYQRVIDREEETLLFVTHPGEMVGHLAVLTGEPLIFSVHAHRDCTFLSISKAHFYEIMREEPRVVLNVAHTVVRRVSPFVRQIDFALDWMAVEAGRAVYRQGDKSDSTFIVLSGRLRSVIAKDDGKKELAGEYGRGDLIGVVEALTRMNRATTVHAVRDSELAKLPEGALKSIKRRYPQVVTRLIHLLGQKILGNMQQVNGPLAAQSLALHTPNSKWDAGNPAANLSTVTILPVSDDVPLTAFTLELQHALSGIGPTLLLTSDIIKQRLGSAALDSVHEYRLSSWLGQQEDIHRIVLYQSDSGLTPWTQRCIRQADCIIILGMGEHEPTVGELERMLESSAVRAQKQLVLLHREDGPPPKGTAEWLNMRSWISRHHHLSCPRRVFSKRSLPKLRELYQRVFEKCPDRHSDFSRLARILTGNSIALVLGGGGARGCSQVGIIRALNEAGIPVDIVGGTSIGSLMGALYAEEKNNSRMRVRARQWAMDMTSVFKKIVDLTYPVTSMFSGASFNSGIRSVFKGKQIEDLWLPYFNITTDITASSMRVHTDGSLWRYIRASMSLSGYLPPLCDPKDGHLLMDGGYINNLPADVARSMGAKVVIAIDVGSRDETNLTNYGDSLNGWWLLWKRFNPLAEKVKVLNMADIQTRLAYVCCVRQLQLVKDSEYCEYIRPPIDRYGTLEFGKFDEIAEVGYQHGKTLFDVWQRSGVVGSMLKDTHQDHFHKTKSSHVVTCPNASFTDLAEIVSRIEPVKTALNEEELSEEYQTDYDEEAVEKVMSDLETFMAGSEHTDGEETDEEIQAQMRLRTKFSPAS from the exons ATGTTTTACGGCCGGAAGATCATGAGAAAG GTTCAGACGTTGTCTTCTCCACCATCTACCAACTCCACTTCCCGGCAGAGGGTACGGAAAAGGACCAAAGTTCTGTCCATAGCTCGCAA GATCCTGCGTATCCGGAGGGAGCCTCCCTCTTTGCAGCCCAAGGAGCCTCCTCCCTGTCTTTTGGAAGCGGACTTGACAGAGTTTGATGTGCAGAGCTCCCACCTACCATCAGAAGTGCtgtacatgctgaaaaatgtcaG GGTGCTGGGACACTTTGAGAAGCCGCTCTTCCTGGAGTTGTGCCGTCACATGGTACTGATCCAGTTGCACGAGGGAGAGGCACTATTCCGCCCAGGAGAAACGGATGACAGTATTTATGTGGTTCAAGATGGCCGCCTGGAGCTGTGTATCCGTGAGAGT GATGGTACGGATGCTGTGGTGAAAGAAGTCTTACAAGGAGACAGTGTCCACAGTTTGCTCAGTATCTTAGACATCATCACC GGCTACCCAGCTCCATACAAGACGGTGTCCGCCAGGGCTGCCGTCCCATCCACCGTCCTGCGTCTTCCAGCGGCAGCATTTCAGTCCGTCTTTGACAAATATCCTGAAACGCTGGTCCGTGTTGTCCAG ATCATCATGGTGCGTCTCCAGAGAGTCACCTTCCTCGCTTTGCACAACTACCTTGGCCTCACCACCGAGCTGTTCAACACG GACAGTCAGGCGATCTCCTTGGTGTCAGTAGCTCATGTGTTGGGAGAGGTTCATCCACACAGGGGTTTCCGCAGGCAGCCCTCCCACTCTGATGAGCTGGCCTGTGATAAAACTGATCCAG AAAAGAGCATCCTCTCTGACACGCCCACTTCAAAATACAAGAAATCTCGCTCTCTCTCCACGCCAACGGCTCTTTCAG GTGAAACATGGCTGGATCTGAACAGAGTTTATGAACGTGCTAGACTTGCTACAGATGAAGTCAGTGGTCCTATGAAG TCAATTCTGAAGAAGAGTGTAACAATGCAGCAGACCCCTTCTGCAGTTTATCACTACAGTGATGCTGGAGGGGGGAAAGACCACCATAATAAAGTCAATGCCATTTTCCAAGCTGCCAAAAAGGACCTGTTACAGGTCATACAGCTACAG GATCCCAGTCTGCTGGAGGGTCGGGTGACTCTTCGCCAAGTGAAAGCCAATTCTGTTGTGGCCCACCAAGGAGACCAG GACGTGAGCGTGGCCTTTGTCATTTCAGGTTTGCTCCATGTTTACCAGCGCGTGATCGATCGTGAGGAGGAGACCCTGCTTTTTGTCACTCACCCCGGGGAGATGGTTGGTCACCTTGCTGTGCTCACGGGGGAACCTCTTATCTTCAGCGTTCATGCTCACAGAGACTGCACCTTCCTGTCCATATCAAAGGCTCACTTTTATGA GATCATGCGTGAGGAGCCCAGAGTGGTGTTGAACGTAGCTCACACTGTGGTGAGAAGAGTGTCACCCTTTGTCAGGCAGATCGACTTTGCTTTGGACTGGATGGCTGTGGAGGCTGGTCGTGCTGTCTACAG ACAGGGAGACAAGTCTGATAGCACCTTCATCGTCCTCAGTGGCCGACTGCGCTCTGTCATCGCAAAGGATGATGGGAAAAAGGAACTTGCAGGAGAGTACGGTCGAGGGGACTTAATTGGTGTG GTCGAGGCTTTGACCCGCATGAACCGAGCCACGACAGTCCATGCTGTCAGGGATTCTGAGCTGGCTAAGCTACCTGAAGGAGCTCTCAAGTCCATTAAAAGGAGGTACCCCCAGGTCGTCACCAGGCTCATTCATCTGCTGGGACAGAAGATCTTGGGCAACATGCAGCAGGTCAATGGACCCCTGGCTG CTCAAAGTTTGGCCCTCCACACCCCCAACAGTAAATGGGATGCTGGGAATCCTGCAGCCAACCTTTCCACTGTGACCATTCTTCCCGTGTCTGACGACGTTCCTCTCACCGCCTTCACCTTGGAGCTGCAACATGCACTCAGTGGCATCG GGCCTACTCTCTTGCTGACCAGTGACATCATTAAACAGCGCCTGGGTTCAGCTGCTTTGGACAG TGTCCATGAGTACCGTCTGTCCAGTTGGCTTGGCCAGCAGGAAGACATCCACCGCATCGTCCTCTACCAGTCGGATTCTGGTCTTACTCCGTGGACACAGCGCTGCATCCGACAGGCTgattgcatcatcattttgggGATGGGAGAACACGAGCCCACTGTAGGAGAG TTGGAGCGAATGTTGGAGAGCAGTGCTGTTCGGGCTCAGaagcagctggtgctgctgcacaGGGAGGACGGTCCCCCACCCAAAGGGACGGCTGAGTGGCTGAACATGCGGAGCTGGATCTCCCGACACCATCATCTGTCCTGCCCTCGCAGAGTGTTCTCCAAGAGGAGCTTGCCTAAGCTG AGAGAGCTGTACCAACGTGTGTTTGAAAAGTGTCCAGATCGTCACTCAGACTTCTCCCGCTTGGCCAGAATTCTAACAGGAAACAGCATCGCTCTCGTGCTGGGCGGAGGGGGGGCCAG GGGTTGCTCCCAGGTTGGCATTATTCGGGCACTGAATGAAGCAGGGATCCCTGTGGACATTGTGGGTGGCACCTCCATTGGTTCCCTCATGGGAGCGTTGTATGCCGAGGAGAAGAACAACAGTCGAATGAGAGTTCGGGCCCGCCAATGGGCCATG GATATGACATCTGTCTTTAAGAAGATTGTGGATCTGACCTACCCTGTCACTTCCATGTTTTCTGGGGCTTCCTTCAACTCTGGCATTAGATCTGTTTTCAAAGGCAAACAGATCGAG GACTTGTGGCTACCGTACTTCAACATTACAACAGATATCACGGCTTCCTCCATGAGAGTTCACACTGATG GGTCACTGTGGCGGTACATCCGAGCCAGTATGTCACTGTCTGGTTACTTGCCCCCTCTCTGTGACCCCAAAGATGGACACCTCCTGATGGATGGGGGTTACATCAACAATCTGCCTG CTGACGTGGCTCGCTCCATGGGGGCCAAAGTTGTGATCGCTATCGATGTTGGAAGTCGGGATGAAACCAACTTGACCAACTATGGTGACTCTCTGAATGGCTGGTGGCTTCTTTGGAAGAGATTTAACCCTCTGGCTGAGAAAGTCAAG GTGCTGAATATGGCAGACATCCAAACCAGGCTGGCTTACGTTTGCTGTGTCCGACAACTGCAACTGGTCAAAGACAGTGAATACTGCGAGTACATCCGACCTCCCATCGACCGATATGGAacactagagtttggaaagttTGATGAAATTGCT GAGGTGGGCTACCAGCATGGCAAGACACTGTTTGATGTTTGGCAGCGCAGTGGAGTGGTGGGCAGCATGCTGAAAGACACACATCAAGACCACTTCCACAAGACCAAAAGTAGTCAT GTGGTCACCTGTCCAAATGCCTCATTCACTGACCTGGCAGAGATTGTGTCAAGGATCGAACCCGTCAAGACTGCACTAAATGAAG AGGAACTATCAGAAGAATACCAGACAGACTATGATGAGGAGGCTGTGGAAAAGGTCATGTCCGACTTGGAGACGTTCATGGCTGGTAGTGAACACACAGATGGAGAGGAAACA gatGAGGAAATTCAAGCCCAAATGCGACTCCGGACAAAGTTTTCACCAGCAAGTTAA